Proteins encoded together in one Cicer arietinum cultivar CDC Frontier isolate Library 1 chromosome 4, Cicar.CDCFrontier_v2.0, whole genome shotgun sequence window:
- the LOC101514676 gene encoding uncharacterized protein isoform X1: MTEMVSRKRKMGDRKETKWPLIKSKKNLQITRLRDFDLFTVQNFFSSSESKSFIETAEGIGFVHQGSLGPAKGEAYRDNDRISVNDSVLADTIWDSGLSKLFSDIRIRGKSAVGLNPNIRLYRYKAGQRFGRHIDESVDVGDGKRTRYTLLVYLSGGPGELKSKTKNDSTKPTDSSFERLVGGETVFYGPRNSIVAEVRLLPLKGWHFCTFMEINACCMKPETLPRVLNMSFVRMLYLLEEWFMSCIKKSDYCYM; encoded by the exons ATGACAGAGATGGTATCGAGGAAGAGAAAAATGGGAGACAGAAAGGAGACAAAATGGCCTCTCATCAAATccaaaaaaaatcttcaaattaCTCGCTTGCGAGATTTCGATCTCTTCACG GTCCAGAATTTTTTCTCCTCTTCTGAATCAAAGTCATTCATTGAAACTGCTGAGGGAATTGGATTTGTTCATCAAGGGAGTTTAGGTCCAGCTAAAGGTGAAGCTTACAGAGATAATGATCGAATCTCAGTGAATGATTCTGTTCTTGCTGATACAATTTGGGACTCTGGACTTAGCAAATTGTTTTCTGATATAAGAATTCGTGGGAAATCTGCTGTAGGTCTTAATCCAAATATTAGATTATATAG GTACAAGGCTGGTCAACGCTTTGGACGGCATATTGATGAGAGTGTTGATGTTGGTGATGGAAAAAGAACTCGTTATACTTTGCTTGTGTATTTAAGTGGTGGACCTGGTGAACTTAAATCAAAGACCAAAAATGATTCCACCAAGCCAACAGATTCATCTTTTGAACGTTTAGTTGGAGGAGAGACAGTCTTCTATGGTCCAAGAAATAGCATTGTGGCTGAGGTGAg GTTGCTCCCATTGAAGGGCTGGCACTTTTGCACATTCATGGAGATAAATGCTTGTTGCATGAAGCCAGAAACGTTACCAAGGGTGTTAAATATGTCTTTCGTTCGGATGTTGTATTTGCTTGAAGAGTGGTTCATGTCTTGTATCAAAAAATCTG ATTACTGTTATATGTAA
- the LOC101514676 gene encoding uncharacterized protein isoform X2: MTEMVSRKRKMGDRKETKWPLIKSKKNLQITRLRDFDLFTVQNFFSSSESKSFIETAEGIGFVHQGSLGPAKGEAYRDNDRISVNDSVLADTIWDSGLSKLFSDIRIRGKSAVGLNPNIRLYRYKAGQRFGRHIDESVDVGDGKRTRYTLLVYLSGGPGELKSKTKNDSTKPTDSSFERLVGGETVFYGPRNSIVAEVAPIEGLALLHIHGDKCLLHEARNVTKGVKYVFRSDVVFA; the protein is encoded by the exons ATGACAGAGATGGTATCGAGGAAGAGAAAAATGGGAGACAGAAAGGAGACAAAATGGCCTCTCATCAAATccaaaaaaaatcttcaaattaCTCGCTTGCGAGATTTCGATCTCTTCACG GTCCAGAATTTTTTCTCCTCTTCTGAATCAAAGTCATTCATTGAAACTGCTGAGGGAATTGGATTTGTTCATCAAGGGAGTTTAGGTCCAGCTAAAGGTGAAGCTTACAGAGATAATGATCGAATCTCAGTGAATGATTCTGTTCTTGCTGATACAATTTGGGACTCTGGACTTAGCAAATTGTTTTCTGATATAAGAATTCGTGGGAAATCTGCTGTAGGTCTTAATCCAAATATTAGATTATATAG GTACAAGGCTGGTCAACGCTTTGGACGGCATATTGATGAGAGTGTTGATGTTGGTGATGGAAAAAGAACTCGTTATACTTTGCTTGTGTATTTAAGTGGTGGACCTGGTGAACTTAAATCAAAGACCAAAAATGATTCCACCAAGCCAACAGATTCATCTTTTGAACGTTTAGTTGGAGGAGAGACAGTCTTCTATGGTCCAAGAAATAGCATTGTGGCTGAG GTTGCTCCCATTGAAGGGCTGGCACTTTTGCACATTCATGGAGATAAATGCTTGTTGCATGAAGCCAGAAACGTTACCAAGGGTGTTAAATATGTCTTTCGTTCGGATGTTGTATTTGCTTGA